Proteins found in one Pseudomonas sp. P8_241 genomic segment:
- a CDS encoding c-type cytochrome, with product MTLKRLSVVLLVCLTLSACGGVDPNSPLGQRKAIFKQMLKTGEDLGGMLRGRIAFDGPKFAEGAVKLDALSHEPWKHFPKVREEDHTSATSDVWEQQARFQGMARDLEAATGELVIASQVQPYKASNLGPAVQKVEDACSACHKAFRDH from the coding sequence ATGACTCTTAAAAGACTTTCTGTTGTATTGCTGGTCTGTCTGACCCTGTCCGCCTGTGGCGGGGTCGACCCCAACTCGCCGCTCGGTCAACGCAAGGCCATTTTCAAGCAGATGCTCAAGACCGGTGAAGATCTGGGGGGCATGTTGCGTGGGCGTATTGCGTTCGACGGCCCGAAGTTCGCCGAGGGTGCGGTGAAGCTTGATGCCTTGTCCCATGAACCCTGGAAACATTTTCCGAAGGTGCGCGAAGAAGATCACACCAGCGCCACGAGCGATGTCTGGGAGCAACAGGCTCGCTTTCAGGGAATGGCCCGCGACCTTGAGGCGGCCACCGGTGAATTGGTGATTGCCAGCCAGGTCCAGCCCTACAAGGCCAGCAATCTGGGGCCGGCGGTGCAGAAGGTCGAAGATGCTTGCAGCGCATGTCATAAGGCGTTTCGGGACCATTGA
- a CDS encoding murein transglycosylase A: MNSRFNTWRHSLAWTLPMVAVLAGCTGGSDDNKPKTHALATYSSATWEALPAVSDSDLVAGFGSWRSACTRLKADAVWGGTCAAAANVPQTASDIRGFLKQNLDVYGLRAANDNPNGLITGYYEPVYPGSLTQTDVANVPVYGVPEDMIIVSLDSIYPELKGKRLRGRLEGRVLKPYDDAATIESNGVKAPVVAWLTDPMNLQFLQIQGSGRIQLDSGRQLRIAYADQNGHPYRPIGRWLVEQGELKKEDVTMGAISTWAKANPSRIPELLGSNPSYVFFTRNPDSNEGPRGSLNVPLTAGYSAAVDRKVIPLGSLLWLSTTKPDGTALVRPVAAQDTGGAIAGEVRADLFWGTGEAAGQLAGDMKQQGQIWMLWPKGAALPQVPQVADKL; the protein is encoded by the coding sequence ATGAACAGCCGTTTCAACACCTGGCGTCACAGCCTTGCCTGGACCCTTCCGATGGTGGCCGTGCTCGCAGGCTGCACCGGTGGAAGCGATGACAACAAACCGAAAACCCACGCCCTGGCCACGTACTCAAGCGCCACGTGGGAAGCACTCCCAGCGGTGTCCGACAGCGACCTCGTCGCCGGTTTCGGCTCATGGCGTAGCGCCTGCACGCGACTCAAGGCTGACGCTGTCTGGGGCGGCACCTGCGCCGCGGCTGCCAATGTGCCGCAAACCGCCAGCGACATTCGCGGCTTCCTCAAGCAGAACCTCGACGTCTACGGCCTGCGCGCCGCCAATGACAACCCGAACGGCCTGATCACCGGCTACTACGAGCCGGTCTACCCCGGCAGCCTGACCCAGACCGACGTGGCGAATGTCCCGGTGTATGGCGTGCCCGAAGACATGATCATCGTTTCCCTCGACAGCATTTATCCGGAATTGAAGGGCAAACGCCTGCGCGGCCGGCTCGAAGGCCGCGTGCTCAAGCCTTACGACGATGCAGCCACTATCGAGAGCAACGGGGTCAAGGCACCCGTCGTGGCCTGGCTGACCGACCCGATGAACCTGCAATTCCTGCAAATCCAGGGCTCGGGTCGCATCCAGCTCGATAGCGGGCGTCAATTGCGCATTGCTTATGCCGACCAGAACGGACACCCGTATCGCCCCATCGGACGTTGGCTGGTGGAGCAAGGCGAGCTGAAAAAGGAAGACGTGACCATGGGCGCCATCAGCACGTGGGCCAAGGCCAACCCGTCACGCATTCCTGAACTGCTCGGCAGCAACCCGAGCTACGTGTTTTTTACTCGCAACCCGGACAGCAACGAAGGTCCTCGCGGATCGCTGAACGTGCCACTGACTGCGGGCTATAGCGCAGCGGTGGATCGCAAGGTGATTCCGCTGGGGAGCCTGCTGTGGCTGTCTACCACCAAACCGGATGGCACGGCGCTGGTTCGCCCCGTGGCGGCACAGGACACCGGCGGTGCAATTGCCGGGGAGGTTCGAGCGGACCTGTTCTGGGGCACCGGCGAGGCGGCCGGGCAGTTGGCTGGGGACATGAAACAGCAAGGACAGATCTGGATGCTCTGGCCTAAAGGCGCGGCACTTCCGCAAGTGCCGCAGGTGGCTGACAAGCTCTAA
- a CDS encoding MAPEG family protein: MTVALWCILIAIFLPYLCTGVAKVSGGYRLRDNHDPRDFLDSLEGLGRRANSAQLNSFEVTPAFAAAVIVAHLAGNAELVTINVLAVLFITSRLLYIICYLADWATLRSLMWFVGMGLIISFFVVSV; the protein is encoded by the coding sequence ATGACGGTTGCTCTGTGGTGCATTTTGATTGCGATCTTCCTGCCTTACCTGTGCACGGGCGTCGCGAAGGTCAGTGGCGGATACAGGCTGAGAGACAACCATGACCCTCGGGATTTTCTCGACTCCCTGGAAGGTTTGGGCAGGCGGGCGAATTCGGCGCAGTTGAACAGCTTTGAGGTGACTCCGGCGTTCGCGGCCGCAGTGATCGTTGCGCACCTGGCCGGCAATGCCGAGTTGGTGACGATCAATGTGTTGGCGGTATTGTTCATTACCAGTCGACTGCTTTACATCATTTGCTATCTGGCGGACTGGGCAACGTTGCGGTCGTTGATGTGGTTTGTGGGGATGGGGTTGATCATCAGTTTCTTTGTGGTTTCTGTTTAA
- a CDS encoding EamA family transporter: MLATALVLVAALLHAAWNTLIKFSAERLLVVACMDSVALIFVALMLPFVALPPLDIWPWILASAAFELLYRYLLIQAYRVGDLGLVYPLMRGLSPLVVLALTLIFAGEVLTHQQIFGILLIPFGMLCLLWQGGGGARLPWSMLPVVVLIGLCIGCYTFIDGQALRRWSHPLDYLVWVTLLSAWPFPLLAWVRKRPAFMLFWREQWRLGLAVGFCVLFSYALVLWAMQLGSIAEAAALREISVILVVLFGMRYLKEPFGGPRLLACGLVLIGILVMKF, translated from the coding sequence GTGCTTGCGACGGCGTTGGTGTTGGTGGCGGCGCTGTTGCACGCAGCGTGGAATACCCTGATCAAGTTCAGTGCCGAGCGGTTGCTGGTAGTGGCTTGCATGGACAGCGTGGCGCTGATTTTTGTCGCTCTGATGCTGCCTTTCGTGGCGTTACCGCCGCTGGACATCTGGCCTTGGATACTGGCGTCGGCGGCGTTCGAACTGCTCTATCGCTATTTGCTGATCCAGGCTTATCGGGTCGGGGATCTGGGGCTTGTTTACCCGTTGATGCGTGGCCTGTCACCGCTGGTGGTGCTGGCCTTGACGCTGATCTTTGCCGGGGAAGTGCTGACCCATCAGCAGATTTTCGGAATCCTGCTGATTCCCTTCGGCATGTTATGCCTGCTCTGGCAGGGCGGTGGTGGCGCGCGTCTGCCGTGGTCGATGCTGCCGGTGGTGGTGTTGATCGGTCTGTGCATCGGCTGCTACACCTTCATCGATGGCCAGGCACTGCGGCGCTGGTCGCATCCATTGGATTACCTGGTCTGGGTCACCCTGCTCAGTGCCTGGCCGTTTCCGCTGCTGGCGTGGGTGCGCAAGCGACCTGCGTTCATGCTGTTCTGGCGCGAGCAGTGGCGGTTGGGACTGGCCGTCGGATTCTGCGTGTTGTTCAGCTACGCTCTGGTGCTGTGGGCCATGCAGCTGGGATCGATTGCCGAAGCGGCGGCACTGCGCGAGATCAGTGTGATTCTGGTGGTGCTGTTCGGTATGCGTTATCTGAAAGAACCTTTTGGCGGGCCGCGCCTCTTAGCCTGTGGATTGGTGTTGATCGGCATATTGGTGATGAAATTTTGA
- a CDS encoding MFS transporter, whose translation MPLALLALAVAAFGIGTTEFVIMGLLPDVARDLAVSIPHAGLLITGYALGVVFGAPILAVGTANMPRKATLLGMTLMFILGNMLCALAPNYATLMAARVVTALCHGAFFGIGSVVAAGLVAPNKRAQAIAMMFTGLTLANVLGVPLGTALGQYAGWRSTFWAVSVIGVIAAIAQWLWLPKNIAMDKANLASEFKVLGKANVLLALGMSVLASTSLFSVFTYIAPILQDITGVSPHGVTIMLLLFGVGLTAGSMLGGRLADSRLLPSLVGMALAVVVVLAAFSQTSHSVIPAAITLVLWGIFAFALCPILQLLIIDQAHEAPNLGSTLNQSAFNLGNAAGAWIGGLVVASGADLADLPWTGALVSVLTVLTALFFIYRQRRADAPLNVAG comes from the coding sequence ATGCCACTTGCTTTGCTAGCCCTCGCCGTTGCCGCCTTCGGCATCGGCACCACCGAGTTCGTCATCATGGGCCTGCTGCCCGACGTTGCACGCGACCTTGCCGTGAGCATTCCTCATGCCGGCTTGCTGATCACCGGCTATGCCCTGGGCGTCGTGTTCGGCGCGCCGATCCTCGCGGTCGGCACCGCCAACATGCCGCGCAAGGCCACGCTGCTGGGCATGACTTTGATGTTCATCCTCGGCAACATGCTCTGCGCACTGGCACCGAATTACGCCACGCTGATGGCCGCGCGGGTGGTGACTGCGTTGTGTCACGGTGCATTCTTCGGCATCGGTTCGGTGGTGGCTGCAGGGCTGGTCGCACCAAACAAACGCGCCCAGGCGATTGCCATGATGTTCACCGGCCTGACCCTGGCCAACGTGCTCGGCGTGCCACTGGGCACGGCCCTTGGACAATACGCGGGCTGGCGTTCGACTTTCTGGGCCGTGTCGGTGATTGGCGTGATTGCCGCCATCGCGCAATGGCTCTGGCTGCCCAAAAACATTGCAATGGACAAAGCCAACCTCGCCAGCGAATTCAAGGTACTGGGCAAGGCCAACGTGCTGTTGGCGCTGGGCATGAGCGTACTGGCTTCGACCAGCCTGTTCAGCGTGTTCACCTACATCGCGCCGATTCTGCAGGACATCACCGGTGTCAGTCCCCACGGTGTGACCATCATGTTGCTGTTGTTCGGCGTAGGCCTGACCGCCGGCAGCATGCTCGGGGGGCGACTGGCCGACAGCCGTTTGTTGCCGTCACTGGTGGGGATGGCACTGGCGGTCGTCGTGGTATTGGCGGCCTTCAGCCAGACCAGCCATTCGGTGATCCCGGCCGCCATCACGTTGGTGTTGTGGGGAATTTTTGCTTTTGCCCTGTGCCCGATCCTGCAACTGCTGATCATCGATCAGGCCCACGAAGCGCCGAACCTGGGGTCGACCTTGAACCAGAGTGCGTTCAATCTCGGCAACGCGGCCGGCGCATGGATTGGCGGGCTGGTGGTCGCCAGTGGTGCCGATCTGGCGGATCTGCCGTGGACCGGCGCATTGGTCAGCGTGCTGACGGTACTGACCGCGCTGTTTTTTATCTACCGCCAGCGTCGGGCCGACGCCCCACTGAATGTGGCTGGCTGA
- a CDS encoding formate/nitrite transporter family protein, giving the protein MNSAQKGKTPNLSAQEEHEVEKNQPPRAAVLHEIIRTQGDQELERSIAALWWSALAAGLTMGLSLMGMGLLNSRLPDGEGFKVVASFGYCAGFLAVILARQQLFTENTLTAVLPVMTKPTLANFGRLLRLWTVVLVGNLCGTLLVAYVMLELPIFDSKTDVAFLDIGRKVMENDASQMFAKGIVSGWMIATMVWMIPSMESAKMWIIILITYLMALGDFTHIVVGSAEVSYLVFAGELPWRDFWLVFAGPTLLGNIIGGSFIFALISHAQIRSESGPPKPPANQAQTPDSQSLKK; this is encoded by the coding sequence ATGAACTCGGCACAAAAAGGCAAGACCCCGAATCTTTCGGCGCAAGAAGAGCACGAAGTCGAAAAGAACCAGCCGCCCCGTGCAGCGGTATTGCACGAGATCATTCGCACCCAGGGCGATCAGGAACTGGAGCGCAGCATTGCGGCGTTGTGGTGGTCGGCGCTGGCGGCGGGGTTGACCATGGGCCTGTCGCTGATGGGCATGGGATTGCTCAACTCGCGTCTGCCGGACGGCGAAGGGTTCAAGGTGGTGGCGAGTTTCGGCTACTGCGCGGGTTTTCTCGCGGTGATCCTCGCTCGTCAGCAATTGTTCACCGAAAACACCCTGACCGCCGTGCTGCCGGTGATGACCAAGCCGACGCTGGCCAATTTCGGACGTTTGTTGCGTCTATGGACGGTGGTGCTGGTCGGCAATCTCTGCGGCACCCTGCTGGTGGCGTACGTGATGCTGGAGCTGCCGATTTTCGACAGCAAGACCGACGTGGCCTTTCTCGACATCGGCCGCAAGGTCATGGAAAACGACGCCAGCCAGATGTTCGCCAAGGGCATCGTTTCCGGCTGGATGATTGCCACCATGGTCTGGATGATTCCGTCCATGGAGAGCGCCAAGATGTGGATCATCATCCTCATCACCTATCTCATGGCGCTGGGGGATTTCACGCATATTGTGGTGGGGTCGGCGGAGGTGTCCTATCTGGTGTTTGCCGGGGAATTGCCATGGCGCGATTTCTGGCTGGTGTTTGCCGGACCGACGCTGCTGGGGAACATCATCGGCGGCAGCTTCATCTTTGCGCTGATCAGCCATGCGCAGATTCGCAGCGAAAGCGGCCCGCCCAAACCGCCTGCGAATCAAGCACAGACGCCTGATTCGCAGTCGCTCAAAAAGTAG
- a CDS encoding acyl-CoA thioesterase gives MNFHTRKWVKPEDLNPNGTLFGGSLLRWIDEEAAIYAIVQLGNQRVVTKYISEINFVSASRQGDIIELGITATEFGRTSITLTCEVRNKITRKSILTVEKMVFVNLGEDGLPAPHGRTEIKYVKDQFQDDDTGS, from the coding sequence ATGAATTTCCACACCCGCAAATGGGTAAAACCCGAAGACCTCAACCCTAATGGCACCTTGTTCGGCGGCAGTCTGCTGCGCTGGATCGATGAAGAAGCGGCGATTTATGCCATCGTCCAGTTGGGCAACCAGCGCGTGGTCACCAAGTACATTTCCGAAATCAACTTCGTCAGCGCCTCGCGCCAGGGCGACATCATCGAGCTGGGCATCACCGCCACCGAGTTCGGCCGCACCTCGATCACGCTGACGTGCGAAGTGCGCAACAAGATCACCCGCAAAAGCATTCTGACGGTGGAGAAGATGGTCTTCGTCAACCTCGGGGAAGACGGCTTGCCCGCACCGCACGGCCGGACGGAGATCAAGTACGTCAAAGACCAGTTCCAGGACGACGACACCGGCTCTTAA
- the ahcY gene encoding adenosylhomocysteinase, giving the protein MSAVNTPADFNDYKVADMSLAAWGRRETIIAESEMPALMGLRRKYSGEQPLKGAKILGCIHMTIQTAVLIETLVALGAEVRWSSCNIFSTQDQAAASIAAAGIPVFAWKGETEQEYEWCLEQTILKDGQPWDANMILDDGGDLTELLHKKYPAVLDRVHGVTEETTTGVHRLLDMLAKGELKIPAINVNDSVTKSKNDNKYGCRHSLNDAIKRGTDHLLSGKQALVIGYGDVGKGSAQSLRQEGMIVKVSEVDPICAMQACMDGFELVSPFIDGINTGTEASIDKALLGKIDLIVTTTGNVNVCDSNMLKALKKRAVVCNIGHFDNEIDTAFMRKNWAWEEVKPQVHKIHRTGAGDFDPQNDDYLILLAEGRLVNLGNATGHPSRIMDGSFANQVLAQIFLFGQKYADLSPAQKAERLTVEVLPKKLDEEVALEMVRGFGGVVTQLTKTQADYIGVTVEGPFKPHAYRY; this is encoded by the coding sequence ATGAGCGCTGTCAACACGCCTGCAGATTTCAACGACTACAAAGTCGCCGACATGTCCCTGGCTGCCTGGGGCCGTCGCGAAACCATCATCGCTGAATCCGAAATGCCAGCCCTGATGGGTCTGCGCCGCAAGTACTCCGGCGAGCAGCCGCTCAAAGGCGCCAAGATCCTTGGCTGCATCCACATGACCATTCAGACTGCCGTGCTGATCGAAACCCTGGTTGCCCTGGGTGCCGAAGTACGCTGGTCGTCCTGCAACATTTTCTCGACTCAAGACCAGGCTGCAGCGTCCATCGCCGCTGCCGGCATCCCGGTTTTCGCCTGGAAAGGCGAGACCGAGCAAGAGTACGAGTGGTGCCTGGAACAAACCATCCTGAAGGATGGCCAGCCATGGGACGCCAACATGATCCTCGACGATGGCGGCGACCTGACCGAGCTGCTGCACAAGAAATACCCAGCCGTTCTGGACCGCGTTCACGGCGTGACCGAAGAAACCACCACCGGCGTTCACCGCCTGCTGGACATGCTGGCCAAGGGCGAGCTGAAGATCCCGGCCATCAACGTCAACGACTCGGTGACCAAGAGCAAGAACGACAACAAGTACGGCTGCCGTCACAGCCTGAACGACGCGATCAAGCGCGGCACCGACCACCTGCTGTCCGGCAAGCAAGCGCTGGTCATCGGTTACGGCGACGTGGGCAAGGGTTCCGCTCAGTCCCTGCGTCAGGAAGGCATGATCGTTAAAGTTTCCGAAGTCGATCCGATCTGCGCCATGCAAGCCTGCATGGACGGTTTCGAACTGGTTTCGCCGTTCATCGACGGTATCAACACCGGCACCGAAGCGAGCATCGACAAAGCACTGCTGGGCAAGATCGACCTGATCGTGACCACCACCGGCAACGTCAATGTTTGCGACTCGAACATGCTCAAAGCTCTGAAGAAACGTGCGGTTGTCTGCAACATCGGCCACTTCGACAACGAAATCGACACCGCTTTCATGCGCAAGAACTGGGCATGGGAAGAAGTGAAGCCACAGGTTCACAAGATCCACCGCACCGGCGCTGGCGATTTCGATCCGCAGAACGACGACTACCTGATCCTGCTGGCCGAAGGCCGTCTGGTTAACCTGGGCAACGCCACTGGCCACCCGAGCCGCATCATGGACGGCTCGTTCGCCAACCAGGTTCTGGCCCAGATCTTCCTGTTCGGCCAGAAGTACGCCGACCTGTCGCCAGCCCAGAAAGCCGAGCGTCTGACCGTTGAAGTACTGCCGAAGAAACTCGACGAAGAAGTGGCCCTGGAAATGGTCCGCGGTTTCGGCGGCGTCGTGACTCAACTGACCAAGACCCAGGCCGACTACATCGGCGTGACCGTTGAAGGTCCGTTCAAGCCGCACGCTTACCGCTACTGA
- the metF gene encoding methylenetetrahydrofolate reductase [NAD(P)H] translates to MSQDRRYSFEFFPTKTDAGHEKLLATARQLATYNPDFFSCTYGAGGSTRDRTLNTVLQLESEVKVPAAPHLSCVGDSKEDLRGLLAQYKSAGIKRIVALRGDLPSGMGMASGEMRHANDLVEFIREETGDHFHIEVAAYPEMHPQARNFEDDIANFVRKSNAGADSAITQYFFNADSYFYFVERVRALGVNIPIVPGIMPITNYSKLARFSDACGAEIPRWIRKQLEAFGDDTQSIQGFGEQVITEMCERLLQGGAPGLHFYTLNQAEASLAVWNNLKLPR, encoded by the coding sequence ATGTCCCAAGATCGTCGCTACAGCTTCGAGTTCTTCCCTACGAAGACCGATGCTGGGCATGAAAAGCTGCTCGCCACTGCTCGTCAGTTGGCTACCTACAATCCCGACTTCTTCTCCTGCACCTACGGCGCCGGCGGTTCGACCCGTGATCGCACGCTCAACACCGTGTTGCAGCTCGAAAGCGAAGTCAAAGTGCCGGCCGCGCCACATCTGTCTTGCGTAGGCGACAGCAAGGAAGACTTGCGCGGCCTGCTGGCCCAGTACAAATCAGCTGGCATCAAGCGCATCGTAGCGCTACGCGGTGACCTGCCTTCGGGCATGGGCATGGCCAGCGGTGAAATGCGCCACGCCAATGACCTGGTTGAATTCATTCGTGAAGAAACCGGCGATCATTTCCACATCGAAGTGGCCGCATATCCGGAGATGCATCCGCAAGCGCGCAATTTCGAAGACGATATCGCCAATTTCGTGCGCAAGTCCAACGCTGGCGCCGACAGTGCAATCACCCAGTACTTCTTCAACGCCGACAGTTACTTCTACTTCGTCGAGCGTGTACGGGCACTGGGCGTGAACATTCCGATCGTTCCGGGGATCATGCCGATCACCAACTACAGCAAGCTCGCGCGCTTCTCCGATGCCTGCGGTGCGGAAATCCCGCGCTGGATCCGCAAGCAACTGGAAGCCTTCGGCGACGACACCCAAAGCATTCAAGGCTTTGGTGAGCAAGTCATCACCGAGATGTGTGAACGCCTGCTGCAAGGCGGCGCTCCTGGCTTGCACTTCTACACATTGAACCAGGCTGAAGCGAGCCTGGCGGTGTGGAACAACCTGAAGTTGCCTCGCTAG
- a CDS encoding substrate-binding periplasmic protein: MPLIKQLIAVLAFTCLSFAARGEKLRIVTEPWAPYVYEDGGKALGLDYETTAIVFKRLGIEVEWQFLPWKRCLSMLESGQADGALDIFHSDERDATLLYPSEPLSDVQFVMFYANNRPHPFRTLEDLRGLTIGTSPGYLYSKDFSDSTVFTREPAPSHEANFGKLVRGRIDLLITDRRVGQHLLDELKIRDKITENPMVISQQSQFLAVRRNAGMDLLVQRFGAELKRFKREPAYAELSARYGAEPSAIMKKEKTTAATEKAVEQHESSAQ, translated from the coding sequence ATGCCTTTGATCAAGCAGTTAATCGCCGTGCTTGCTTTCACTTGCCTGAGCTTCGCCGCTCGGGGCGAGAAGTTGCGTATTGTCACTGAACCGTGGGCACCTTACGTGTATGAGGACGGCGGCAAGGCTCTGGGTCTGGACTACGAAACCACCGCCATTGTGTTCAAGCGTCTGGGCATTGAAGTGGAATGGCAGTTCCTGCCGTGGAAACGCTGCCTGTCGATGCTGGAGTCCGGCCAGGCCGATGGCGCGCTGGACATTTTCCACAGCGACGAACGCGATGCGACCTTGCTCTACCCCAGCGAGCCCCTCTCTGACGTGCAGTTCGTAATGTTCTACGCCAACAACCGACCTCATCCGTTTCGCACGCTGGAAGATCTGCGCGGCCTGACTATCGGCACCTCGCCGGGCTACCTGTACAGCAAGGACTTCAGCGACTCGACGGTATTCACCCGCGAGCCGGCACCGAGCCACGAGGCCAACTTCGGCAAATTGGTTCGCGGCCGAATCGACCTGCTCATTACCGACCGCCGGGTTGGTCAACACTTGCTCGACGAGTTGAAAATCCGCGACAAGATCACCGAAAACCCGATGGTCATCAGCCAACAAAGCCAGTTCCTTGCCGTGCGCCGCAATGCCGGCATGGATTTGCTGGTTCAACGTTTCGGCGCAGAACTCAAACGTTTCAAGCGCGAACCCGCCTACGCCGAATTGAGCGCGCGCTATGGCGCGGAGCCGTCCGCCATCATGAAGAAAGAAAAAACCACCGCCGCCACAGAAAAAGCCGTTGAGCAGCATGAAAGCAGCGCGCAGTGA
- a CDS encoding DEAD/DEAH box helicase translates to MSFASLGLSEALVRAIEAAGYTEPTPVQQRAIPAVLQGRDLMVAAQTGTGKTGGFALPILERLFPNGHPDKSQRHGPRQPRVLVLTPTRELAAQVHESFKVYARDLKFVSACIFGGVGMNPQVQAMSRGVDVLVACPGRLLDLAGQGSVDLSHVEILVLDEADRMLDMGFVHDVKKVLARLPAKRQNLLFSATFSKDITDLAGKLLHNPERIEVTPPNTTVERIEQRVFRLPASHKRALLAHLITAGAWEQVLVFTRTKHGANRLAEYLDKHGLSAVAIHGNKSQNARTKALADFKAGTVRILVATDIAARGLDIDQLPHVVNFELPNVDEDYVHRIGRTGRAGRSGEAISLVAPDEEKLLKSIERMTKQKIADGDLMGFDASTIEAEKPEVRERPDMRNPRNPRGPRGDGPNGGGGGGGRKDKGKDKGKEKPAGERGERPARQQKPREGTPAREQRPSQPPRAAADRAPDEFLDDDIDNFGNRVDYVPQQKPAQGRGRRPGAPAQGTAAGSGAPRSGKPQGGRSNAPRNSDGASTGTPPAKRSGPRSGAPRDGQARREDSRNRRPARDDQPRSEPAVQNPRGPAPKIMHKESKADRFPTPEQLDQLPSRPRGEKPALLTRNR, encoded by the coding sequence ATGTCCTTTGCTTCCCTCGGTCTCTCCGAGGCTTTAGTCCGCGCCATCGAGGCAGCGGGCTATACCGAGCCTACTCCGGTGCAACAGCGGGCCATTCCCGCCGTGTTGCAAGGTCGCGACCTGATGGTCGCGGCACAGACAGGTACTGGTAAAACCGGCGGTTTCGCCCTTCCGATCCTGGAGCGGTTGTTCCCCAACGGTCATCCGGACAAATCCCAGCGTCACGGCCCGCGCCAACCGCGCGTACTGGTCCTGACCCCAACCCGCGAACTGGCGGCACAGGTGCATGAGAGCTTCAAGGTCTATGCCCGTGACCTCAAGTTCGTCAGCGCCTGCATCTTCGGTGGCGTCGGCATGAATCCGCAGGTTCAGGCCATGTCTCGTGGTGTCGACGTGCTGGTGGCCTGCCCTGGCCGTCTGCTCGATCTGGCCGGCCAAGGCAGCGTCGACCTGTCCCACGTGGAAATCCTCGTGCTGGACGAAGCCGACCGCATGCTCGACATGGGCTTCGTCCATGACGTGAAGAAGGTCCTGGCCCGTCTGCCGGCCAAGCGCCAGAACCTGCTGTTCTCGGCGACCTTCTCCAAGGACATCACCGACCTCGCCGGCAAGCTGTTGCACAACCCGGAACGCATCGAAGTCACGCCGCCGAACACCACGGTCGAGCGCATCGAACAGCGCGTATTCCGCCTGCCGGCCAGCCACAAGCGCGCCTTGCTGGCTCACCTGATTACCGCCGGCGCCTGGGAACAGGTGCTGGTGTTCACCCGCACCAAGCACGGCGCCAACCGCCTGGCCGAGTACCTGGACAAACACGGCCTGAGCGCCGTCGCCATCCACGGCAACAAGAGCCAGAACGCGCGCACCAAAGCCCTGGCCGATTTCAAGGCTGGCACCGTGCGCATCCTGGTCGCCACCGACATCGCCGCTCGCGGCCTCGATATCGACCAGTTGCCACACGTGGTCAACTTCGAACTGCCGAACGTCGATGAAGACTACGTGCACCGCATCGGCCGTACCGGCCGTGCCGGTCGTTCGGGCGAGGCGATTTCGCTGGTGGCGCCGGACGAAGAAAAACTGCTGAAAAGCATTGAACGCATGACCAAGCAGAAAATCGCCGACGGCGACCTGATGGGCTTCGATGCCAGCACCATTGAGGCTGAGAAGCCTGAAGTCCGCGAGCGTCCGGACATGCGCAACCCGCGCAATCCACGTGGCCCACGCGGCGACGGTCCGAACGGCGGTGGTGGCGGCGGCGGTCGCAAGGACAAAGGCAAGGACAAGGGCAAGGAAAAACCGGCAGGCGAGCGCGGCGAACGTCCGGCCCGTCAGCAAAAGCCACGTGAAGGCACTCCGGCTCGCGAACAGCGTCCGTCGCAGCCGCCACGCGCCGCCGCAGATCGTGCGCCGGACGAGTTCCTGGACGACGATATCGATAACTTCGGCAATCGCGTCGACTACGTGCCGCAGCAAAAACCTGCTCAAGGCCGTGGCCGCCGTCCAGGTGCTCCGGCACAAGGCACTGCGGCAGGTTCGGGGGCTCCGCGCTCCGGCAAGCCACAGGGCGGTCGCTCGAACGCTCCACGCAACAGCGACGGTGCCAGCACCGGTACGCCGCCAGCCAAGCGCAGCGGTCCACGCAGCGGTGCGCCGCGTGACGGTCAGGCCCGTCGTGAAGACTCGCGCAATCGCCGCCCGGCCCGTGACGATCAACCGCGTTCGGAACCGGCTGTGCAAAATCCGCGTGGCCCTGCGCCGAAGATCATGCACAAGGAGTCGAAGGCTGATCGCTTCCCGACACCTGAGCAGCTGGATCAACTGCCAAGCCGTCCTCGCGGCGAAAAACCGGCATTGCTGACCCGCAATCGCTGA